The following are from one region of the Nostoc cf. commune SO-36 genome:
- the cysE gene encoding serine O-acetyltransferase, whose amino-acid sequence MLSILRADFRIIFERDPAARNWLEVLFCYPGLQALLFHRLAHWLYALGLPFIPRLISHLARFLTGIEIHPGAVIGKSVFIDHGMGVVIGETAIVGDYALIYQGVTLGGTGKECGKRHPTVGENVVVGAGAKVLGNIQIGNNVRIGAGSVVLRDVPSDCTVVGVPGRIMYRSGVRVSPLEHNNLPDSEAQVIRALVDRIEALEEQIQTLQRNSSEKTPVLVGCLATKEDEPTHDPRWCNLKDKTIQQFLDGAGI is encoded by the coding sequence GTGCTATCTATACTGCGTGCTGACTTTCGTATCATATTTGAACGTGACCCAGCTGCCCGTAACTGGTTGGAAGTTTTATTTTGTTACCCTGGTTTGCAAGCCCTGCTATTCCATAGGCTGGCTCACTGGCTGTATGCTCTTGGTCTTCCCTTCATTCCCCGGCTGATTTCTCACTTGGCTCGGTTTTTGACTGGAATTGAAATCCACCCTGGTGCAGTCATTGGGAAAAGTGTGTTTATTGACCACGGCATGGGTGTAGTAATTGGTGAAACTGCGATCGTGGGAGACTATGCCCTAATTTATCAAGGTGTCACCCTTGGGGGGACTGGTAAAGAATGTGGCAAGCGCCATCCAACTGTGGGTGAAAACGTCGTAGTCGGGGCTGGAGCGAAGGTATTGGGCAATATCCAAATTGGCAATAATGTCCGTATTGGTGCAGGTTCTGTTGTTCTCAGGGATGTACCTTCAGACTGTACTGTGGTAGGTGTGCCTGGGCGCATTATGTATCGTTCTGGAGTTCGGGTTTCACCTCTTGAACACAATAACTTACCAGATTCAGAAGCTCAAGTAATTCGTGCTTTAGTAGACCGAATTGAGGCGTTGGAAGAACAAATACAAACTCTTCAGCGCAATTCTTCAGAAAAAACTCCTGTTTTAGTGGGTTGTTTAGCCACCAAAGAGGATGAGCCAACCCACGATCCTCGCTGGTGCAACCTCAAAGATAAGACTATCCAGCAATTTCTAGATGGTGCTGGCATTTAG
- the rppA gene encoding two-component system response regulator RppA: MRILLVDDEVELTQPLSRLLTRESYTVDAAYDGTSGSELAQAGSYDLLILDWMLPGKTGLQICQELRNQGKTTPVLFLTAKDTLDDRVQGLDAGADDYLVKPFELRELLARVRALLRRSGSQTNETTTGRLSVADLELDCENQVAYRQGRIIELSQKESQLLQYFMEHTGQLLTHAQIMQNLWQEEEQPSSNVIAALIRLLRRKIEVRKETTLIHTVYGKGYRFGVSSVESV; this comes from the coding sequence ATGAGAATTTTATTAGTTGATGATGAAGTTGAACTAACTCAACCCTTGAGTCGCTTGTTAACTCGTGAAAGTTACACTGTAGATGCCGCCTACGATGGCACATCTGGCAGCGAACTTGCACAAGCAGGTAGTTATGACTTGCTGATTTTAGATTGGATGTTGCCAGGAAAAACTGGGTTACAGATTTGTCAAGAATTGCGAAACCAAGGTAAAACCACTCCAGTACTCTTTCTCACAGCTAAAGATACTCTCGATGACCGTGTACAAGGTTTAGACGCTGGTGCAGACGACTATTTAGTTAAACCTTTTGAACTGCGGGAATTACTCGCAAGAGTCCGTGCTTTATTACGTCGTTCCGGTTCCCAAACCAATGAAACTACTACTGGACGTTTAAGCGTTGCTGATTTAGAACTCGATTGTGAAAATCAAGTAGCCTATCGTCAAGGACGGATAATTGAGCTATCGCAAAAAGAAAGCCAGTTGTTGCAATACTTTATGGAACACACTGGACAACTACTAACTCATGCCCAGATTATGCAAAATTTATGGCAAGAGGAAGAACAACCTAGCAGCAATGTGATAGCGGCATTAATTCGCTTGCTGCGCCGTAAGATTGAAGTACGTAAAGAAACTACACTGATTCACACGGTATATGGTAAAGGCTATCGTTTTGGTGTTTCCTCAGTAGAGTCAGTTTAG
- the hisG gene encoding ATP phosphoribosyltransferase gives MLTVALPKGELLKNSIRLLQAVGLDFSAFLDSGKRQLQITDASGQAKGLLVRAQDVPVYVEYGQAQLGVVGYDVLREKQPQVAHLVDLQFGHCRMSVAVKANSSYRSPLDLPPHGRVASKYVNCAREYFHSLDLPVEIVPLYGSVELGPITGMSEAIVDLVSTGRTLRENGLIEIATLYESTARLIAHPLSYRLNTGNLSDVIAKLREALLVEV, from the coding sequence ATGCTGACTGTTGCATTGCCCAAAGGGGAACTACTTAAAAATAGCATCCGCTTGCTACAAGCTGTAGGATTAGATTTTAGTGCTTTTTTAGATTCAGGAAAACGTCAACTTCAGATTACCGACGCTAGCGGACAAGCGAAAGGTTTGCTTGTGCGGGCGCAGGATGTGCCCGTTTATGTAGAATATGGTCAGGCACAACTGGGTGTTGTTGGTTATGATGTGCTGCGTGAGAAACAGCCGCAAGTTGCCCATTTAGTCGATTTACAGTTTGGGCATTGTCGGATGTCGGTGGCGGTAAAAGCAAACAGTTCTTACCGATCGCCTTTAGATTTACCACCGCATGGTAGAGTTGCTTCCAAGTATGTAAATTGCGCTCGTGAATATTTCCACAGTCTAGATTTACCTGTAGAAATAGTTCCCTTGTATGGTTCAGTGGAACTAGGCCCAATTACTGGAATGTCAGAAGCGATCGTGGATTTAGTTTCCACAGGCAGGACTTTACGGGAAAATGGTTTGATTGAAATTGCGACTCTGTATGAAAGCACGGCGCGGTTGATTGCCCATCCTCTGAGTTACCGCTTGAACACGGGGAATCTGAGTGATGTGATTGCCAAGCTCCGAGAAGCACTTTTGGTAGAGGTTTAA
- a CDS encoding tetratricopeptide repeat protein has translation MKQRLVFPWQKVGLICVGRISRPQILSYSFLLFTFLLSPVNAGVVDITQQLHRPLNNSVGRQSRDEADSLLRIGEQQYTSGYADKTIASCLRALKLYHSIGDLKSQGLTYNLLAKAYVQLGSLKEAEDAFRRGLAIARDTKDFQSEIFVLNNISTFMLQQGEYTTAGKTVEDALAIAHGVKNIEGEGLSLSNLGLVTARLGDYNKAIKLYENSLIFRRQTGDAIGEANTLNNLGDAYLASGNYQDTIATYGVAMRTAKINRDRTNELRAIDGLVTAHSAVGRYERAFDLLEQRLALAKELQNLREELKCFESYAQLYKQQGNYLTARNFYERAIILARTLEDSKQEVQLLDQLTKMLQQK, from the coding sequence ATGAAACAACGGCTTGTATTTCCCTGGCAAAAGGTAGGCTTAATTTGTGTAGGTAGGATTTCTCGTCCCCAAATACTTTCATACAGCTTTTTACTGTTTACTTTCTTGCTGAGTCCTGTAAATGCGGGTGTGGTTGATATTACGCAACAACTCCATCGCCCTCTAAATAATTCCGTTGGACGACAATCAAGAGATGAAGCAGATAGTTTGTTGCGTATTGGCGAACAACAATACACTTCAGGATATGCCGATAAAACAATTGCATCTTGCTTGCGGGCACTAAAACTATATCATTCAATTGGCGACCTCAAATCACAAGGTCTGACATACAATTTGCTTGCTAAAGCTTATGTCCAGCTAGGTAGTTTAAAAGAGGCGGAAGATGCTTTTAGACGAGGATTAGCGATCGCTCGTGATACTAAAGACTTCCAATCTGAGATTTTTGTGCTGAATAATATCAGCACATTTATGCTGCAACAAGGGGAATATACTACTGCTGGTAAAACTGTTGAAGATGCACTCGCCATTGCTCACGGTGTCAAAAATATTGAAGGGGAAGGTTTATCTTTAAGTAATTTGGGTTTGGTAACTGCCAGGTTGGGGGATTATAACAAGGCGATAAAATTGTATGAAAATTCTTTAATATTCCGCCGTCAGACTGGCGATGCCATCGGTGAAGCAAATACCCTGAATAATTTAGGAGATGCTTATTTAGCATCGGGAAATTATCAGGATACAATTGCCACTTATGGGGTAGCAATGCGGACAGCTAAAATTAACCGCGATCGCACTAATGAATTACGGGCAATTGACGGATTAGTTACGGCACACAGTGCTGTAGGACGCTATGAACGGGCTTTTGACTTACTAGAGCAACGTTTAGCACTCGCTAAAGAATTGCAAAATTTGCGAGAAGAATTAAAATGTTTTGAATCTTACGCTCAGTTATATAAGCAACAAGGTAATTACCTCACTGCCCGAAATTTTTACGAAAGGGCAATTATACTGGCGCGGACATTGGAAGATAGCAAGCAAGAAGTGCAATTACTGGATCAGCTAACTAAAATGCTTCAGCAAAAGTAG
- a CDS encoding sigma-70 region 4 domain-containing protein: MQIPHFTEANHPLVKSLFHHSDHELLTLFQRNPDAGKYFTVIFCRYSPIVYTLIRHSARSPVQADYLFALTWRHIYYELGGLKLTDSESDQEALTMQNWLINMTAFCINEIKLPPTEAIHYSLQATSPPLWCYVEQALDQLPPVLRLIVLMAQTFHWSETRIAAYLQAEGEAIAPNEVANFLQEGYRMLEDKLPTDIRSIYFGEDSAQS, translated from the coding sequence ATGCAAATTCCCCATTTTACGGAAGCTAATCACCCCCTGGTGAAGTCGCTATTCCATCACAGTGACCATGAACTACTGACTCTGTTTCAGCGCAATCCAGATGCTGGAAAGTATTTTACAGTAATTTTTTGCCGCTATAGCCCTATAGTCTATACCTTAATTCGACATTCGGCGCGATCGCCTGTGCAGGCAGATTATTTGTTTGCCCTCACTTGGCGGCATATTTATTACGAACTCGGTGGACTAAAGTTAACTGACTCTGAATCAGATCAGGAAGCTCTAACCATGCAAAATTGGTTAATTAATATGACAGCTTTCTGTATTAACGAGATTAAGCTACCACCTACAGAAGCAATTCATTATTCTCTCCAAGCGACTTCGCCGCCGCTATGGTGCTATGTAGAACAGGCGTTAGACCAATTACCACCAGTTTTGCGATTGATCGTGTTAATGGCTCAAACTTTCCACTGGAGCGAAACTAGAATCGCTGCCTATCTGCAAGCAGAAGGAGAAGCGATCGCTCCTAACGAAGTAGCCAATTTTCTCCAGGAAGGCTATCGTATGCTAGAGGACAAATTACCCACGGATATCCGCTCTATATACTTTGGAGAAGATTCTGCTCAATCATGA
- a CDS encoding glyoxalase-like domain protein, with protein MVIAVSVISFLLSPLTLGSFLPSLPLDSLFSTQGIMVMLLAAYAGAMWMFLTSAPKVHTVMVSDLEIARQLYEGLLDLPAAEVPLHYYYNYEQTIGATGVDPLYMSTGPSLSSKMMNNANDGLWYQLKKNTQLHVITGASLGSKNQQRHVCFDHDCLEMILMRVETRGLKFKIRNQKPLNFLVKDYEGRVIEVAEVAN; from the coding sequence ATGGTTATAGCGGTTAGTGTGATATCGTTCCTGCTCAGTCCCCTTACCTTAGGCTCCTTTCTGCCTTCCCTGCCCTTGGATAGCCTATTCTCTACCCAAGGCATTATGGTGATGCTACTAGCAGCTTATGCTGGTGCTATGTGGATGTTTCTCACCAGTGCCCCAAAAGTACACACTGTAATGGTGTCAGATTTGGAAATTGCCCGACAGTTGTATGAAGGACTGCTAGATTTGCCAGCAGCTGAGGTGCCATTGCACTACTACTACAATTACGAACAAACTATAGGCGCAACTGGCGTTGATCCGCTATATATGTCTACTGGGCCTAGCTTGTCTAGCAAAATGATGAATAATGCTAATGATGGGTTGTGGTATCAATTGAAGAAAAACACGCAGCTACACGTCATTACTGGTGCGAGTTTAGGTAGCAAAAATCAACAACGTCACGTTTGTTTTGACCACGATTGCCTGGAAATGATTCTAATGCGAGTCGAAACGCGTGGTTTGAAATTCAAGATTCGTAACCAAAAACCCCTGAACTTTTTAGTCAAGGACTATGAAGGGCGAGTCATTGAGGTGGCTGAGGTAGCGAATTAG
- a CDS encoding Uma2 family endonuclease → MNQPISERVRWTTADLELFPDNGNRYEIIDGELFVTKAPHWNHQKTCVRIITPLHIWSQATSLGQVVPAPGIIFGDNDNVIPDVVWASNEILPLLLDEAGHLTGAPELVVEVLSVGSENEKRDRELKLKLYSSRGVREYWIVDWRKQQVEVYRREQASLKLVATLFNGDELSSPILPDFTCAIALLFT, encoded by the coding sequence ATGAACCAGCCGATATCTGAGAGAGTGCGCTGGACTACCGCCGATTTAGAGTTGTTTCCAGATAACGGGAATCGCTACGAAATTATTGACGGAGAATTGTTTGTGACTAAAGCGCCCCACTGGAATCATCAAAAAACGTGTGTCAGAATTATTACTCCATTGCATATTTGGTCACAAGCTACTTCTTTGGGACAGGTCGTACCTGCTCCAGGAATAATTTTTGGCGATAATGATAATGTTATTCCCGATGTTGTCTGGGCTAGCAACGAAATATTGCCTTTACTTTTAGACGAGGCGGGGCATTTGACTGGTGCGCCAGAACTGGTTGTAGAGGTGTTATCTGTTGGTAGTGAAAATGAAAAGCGGGACAGAGAACTAAAACTTAAGCTCTACTCATCACGAGGTGTCAGAGAATATTGGATTGTAGATTGGCGCAAACAACAGGTGGAAGTATATCGACGCGAACAAGCAAGTTTAAAATTAGTTGCTACGTTATTCAATGGTGATGAATTGAGTTCACCCATATTACCTGATTTTACTTGTGCGATCGCTCTTTTATTTACTTAA
- a CDS encoding RNA-guided endonuclease InsQ/TnpB family protein encodes MLVFEFKAYGKSPQLTAIDNAIRTAKFIRNSCIRLWMDVKGTGKNDLQKYCAVLAANFPFANELNSMDRQASAERAWSSISRFYENCKKGIPGLKGYPQFQKDCRSVEYKTSGWKLADNRKSITFTDKKGIGRLKLKGTRDLHFYQINQIKRVRLVKRADGVYVQFCIDVDRSENIEPTGNTVGLDVGLKEYYADSNGTMVENPKFLRVGEKILKRSQRRVSRRVKGSKNRGKAQHILGKRHLKISRQRKDHAVKLARCVVQSNDLIAYEDLRIKNMVKNQSLAKSINDASWYQFRVWVEYFGKVFKRVTVAVNPQYTSLECSSCGVIVKKTLSTRTHVCKCGCVMDRDENAARIILSRGLGTVGHIGTSALDVGNACGDETSTLVGENLHEQVMS; translated from the coding sequence ATGCTAGTTTTTGAATTCAAAGCTTACGGGAAGTCACCGCAATTGACCGCAATAGATAATGCAATTCGGACTGCAAAGTTCATTCGTAATAGCTGTATTCGGCTATGGATGGATGTTAAAGGTACGGGCAAAAACGATTTGCAAAAATATTGTGCTGTACTTGCGGCTAATTTTCCCTTTGCTAATGAACTTAATTCAATGGATAGACAGGCTAGTGCTGAAAGAGCATGGTCTTCTATCTCTCGGTTTTATGAAAACTGCAAGAAGGGTATTCCAGGCTTAAAAGGATATCCCCAGTTCCAAAAAGATTGTCGCTCTGTTGAGTACAAAACATCAGGATGGAAGCTTGCAGATAATCGTAAATCCATAACTTTCACCGATAAAAAAGGTATTGGGCGATTAAAGCTCAAAGGTACTCGTGATTTGCACTTCTACCAAATCAACCAAATTAAACGGGTGAGATTGGTAAAACGTGCAGATGGTGTGTATGTGCAATTTTGTATTGATGTAGACCGTTCTGAAAACATAGAACCAACTGGTAACACAGTTGGTTTAGACGTTGGACTTAAGGAATACTACGCCGACTCTAACGGAACAATGGTTGAAAACCCTAAGTTTCTTCGTGTTGGTGAAAAAATCCTTAAGCGTTCACAACGTCGAGTTTCCAGAAGGGTAAAAGGTTCAAAAAATAGAGGCAAGGCACAACATATTTTAGGTAAACGCCACCTCAAAATAAGTAGGCAACGTAAAGACCATGCTGTGAAATTAGCACGGTGCGTAGTTCAGTCTAACGACTTGATAGCCTATGAAGATTTGAGGATTAAAAATATGGTGAAAAATCAAAGTCTCGCCAAGTCTATTAATGACGCTTCTTGGTATCAGTTTCGTGTGTGGGTTGAGTACTTTGGTAAAGTATTTAAACGTGTCACTGTTGCGGTTAATCCGCAATATACAAGCCTTGAATGCTCTAGCTGTGGTGTCATCGTTAAGAAAACACTATCCACTCGAACCCATGTTTGTAAATGTGGTTGTGTGATGGATAGAGATGAAAACGCAGCTAGAATTATCCTTAGTCGAGGATTGGGTACGGTAGGGCATATCGGAACCTCTGCGCTAGACGTAGGCAACGCTTGCGGAGATGAAACCTCTACTCTTGTTGGTGAAAACCTGCATGAGCAAGTTATGTCTTAG
- the pstB gene encoding phosphate ABC transporter ATP-binding protein PstB, protein MVSSSKTATSESILQAEQLSVFYGSFKAVRDVNLNIGKNKITALIGPSGCGKSTVLRCFNRLNDLIPGAHIEGRITFGDTDIYDKRIDTVELRRRVGMVFQKPNPFPKSIYENIAFGARINGYKGDMDELVERSLRQAALWDEVKHKLKQSGLSISGGQQQRLCIARALAIQPEVLLMDEPCSALDPISTLRVEELLQELKSQYTIIIVTHNMQQAARVSDMTAFFNAQATETGSKMGYLVEYNLTENIFNNPQQEDTRDYVSGKFG, encoded by the coding sequence ATGGTATCAAGCTCAAAAACCGCTACTTCCGAGAGTATTTTACAAGCCGAGCAATTATCTGTTTTCTATGGTAGTTTCAAAGCAGTCCGTGATGTTAACTTAAACATCGGCAAAAACAAAATTACCGCTCTTATTGGCCCTTCTGGATGCGGTAAAAGCACTGTTCTAAGGTGTTTTAACCGTTTAAATGACTTGATTCCTGGGGCACATATTGAGGGAAGAATTACCTTTGGTGATACCGATATTTATGACAAAAGAATTGACACAGTAGAATTACGCCGTCGGGTTGGTATGGTTTTTCAGAAGCCTAACCCCTTTCCCAAGTCAATTTATGAAAATATCGCCTTTGGAGCCAGGATTAATGGTTATAAAGGTGATATGGATGAATTGGTAGAACGGAGTTTGCGACAAGCTGCGTTATGGGATGAAGTTAAGCATAAACTAAAGCAAAGTGGTCTATCTATATCTGGTGGTCAACAACAGCGCTTATGCATTGCTCGCGCCCTCGCAATTCAGCCAGAAGTTTTGTTAATGGATGAACCTTGCTCCGCTCTTGACCCAATTTCAACTTTGCGAGTTGAAGAATTACTTCAAGAACTGAAGTCGCAATATACCATTATTATCGTCACCCACAATATGCAACAAGCAGCACGGGTATCGGATATGACAGCTTTTTTCAATGCACAGGCGACAGAAACGGGCAGCAAAATGGGATATCTGGTTGAATACAACTTGACAGAGAATATTTTCAACAATCCTCAGCAGGAAGATACCCGAGATTACGTCAGCGGCAAATTCGGATAA
- the pstA gene encoding phosphate ABC transporter permease PstA, which produces MTKSNTEFTNLSDSGVNPNFDLAINKRYNLDKVFAIATWVATSFALLVLVILLIDVLTDGLGRLNWSFVTSFSSRRASSAGVLAPLVGTIWLLVITALISFPLGVGAGIFLEEYATDNWFTRLIEINIANLAAVPSIIYGLLGLQVFVRVMEPITRGRSILAGALTLSLLILPIIIITTRESLRAVPDSLRQAGFALGANRWQIIREQIFPIALPGILTGTILSLSRAIGETAPLIVVGAVGFITFLPQLSFKGLQSSFTALPIQIFDWVSRPQVEFHQNAAAGIVVLMIVLMLMNSTAIFLRNKFQQSR; this is translated from the coding sequence ATGACAAAGAGCAATACTGAGTTTACAAATCTGTCTGACTCTGGGGTAAATCCGAACTTTGACCTAGCGATCAATAAACGTTACAACCTTGACAAAGTTTTTGCGATCGCCACTTGGGTTGCGACTTCCTTTGCATTGCTGGTGTTAGTTATTTTGCTCATAGATGTCTTAACTGATGGTCTTGGCCGCTTGAATTGGTCTTTTGTTACCAGTTTTTCCTCTCGCCGTGCCTCATCTGCTGGGGTATTGGCTCCCTTAGTTGGCACTATTTGGCTGTTGGTCATCACTGCCTTAATTTCCTTTCCTTTAGGAGTAGGCGCAGGGATTTTCTTGGAAGAGTATGCCACGGACAACTGGTTTACTCGATTAATTGAAATCAATATTGCAAATTTAGCCGCAGTGCCATCAATTATTTATGGCTTGCTAGGCTTGCAAGTTTTTGTGCGGGTGATGGAACCAATTACCAGGGGACGCAGTATTCTAGCTGGTGCTTTAACATTAAGTTTGTTGATTCTACCAATTATCATCATTACCACTCGTGAATCACTGCGTGCTGTTCCCGATAGTCTGCGACAAGCAGGTTTTGCCCTTGGTGCTAATAGGTGGCAAATCATCCGAGAACAAATTTTCCCTATTGCTTTGCCAGGTATCCTGACCGGTACAATTCTGTCACTTTCACGAGCGATTGGTGAGACGGCTCCGTTGATTGTAGTTGGGGCTGTTGGGTTTATTACTTTCTTACCTCAGCTTTCTTTCAAAGGTTTGCAAAGTTCTTTTACAGCACTACCAATTCAAATTTTTGATTGGGTTTCTCGCCCTCAAGTCGAGTTTCACCAGAATGCTGCTGCTGGCATTGTTGTTTTGATGATCGTGCTGATGTTAATGAATTCAACAGCAATATTTTTACGCAATAAATTCCAACAGTCACGCTAA
- the pstC gene encoding phosphate ABC transporter permease subunit PstC: MTSNPLSNQPSNSKLWQPNRALSKSVETGVKTLFALFAFVSVITTIGIVLTLIFETVEFFQEVSIWRFLTDTQWTPLFTNQQFGIMVLISATLLTSVIAIAVALPLGLLAAICLSEYAPAKLRKWLKPALEVLAGVPTVVFGYFALFTVTPFLQTFIPGMQGFNALSAGLVLGVSIIPLVASLSEDALYSVPRSLREGAYALGSTKRETIISVVLPAALSGIVASFILAISRAIGETMILTIAAGQNPQLGFNPLVPIQTMTAYIVQVSKGDTPAGSLAYKTIFAVGMTLFLITLTLNIFSYWFVRRFREKYE; encoded by the coding sequence ATGACTTCCAATCCGTTATCTAATCAGCCAAGTAATTCCAAGTTATGGCAACCCAATCGGGCTTTGAGTAAGTCGGTGGAAACTGGTGTCAAAACCTTGTTCGCCTTATTTGCCTTTGTCTCGGTTATAACCACGATTGGCATTGTTTTAACACTGATTTTTGAGACTGTTGAATTTTTTCAAGAAGTCTCGATATGGCGGTTTTTAACAGACACACAATGGACACCACTGTTTACTAATCAGCAGTTTGGAATCATGGTGCTAATTAGCGCCACGTTGCTCACATCTGTAATTGCGATCGCAGTAGCATTGCCACTAGGATTATTAGCTGCTATCTGCTTAAGTGAATATGCTCCAGCGAAACTTCGCAAATGGCTGAAGCCAGCCCTAGAAGTATTGGCAGGCGTACCCACAGTAGTGTTTGGTTACTTTGCACTGTTCACAGTTACACCCTTCCTCCAAACATTCATCCCTGGGATGCAGGGATTCAATGCTTTGAGTGCGGGTTTAGTACTGGGAGTTTCGATTATTCCTTTGGTAGCTTCTTTGAGTGAAGATGCTCTCTATTCCGTTCCGCGTAGTTTGCGGGAAGGTGCTTATGCGTTGGGATCAACCAAGCGGGAAACAATTATTTCAGTGGTATTGCCAGCAGCACTTTCTGGGATAGTAGCTTCTTTTATCTTGGCTATTTCTCGCGCCATTGGCGAAACAATGATTCTCACTATCGCGGCTGGTCAAAATCCTCAGTTGGGTTTCAACCCACTAGTGCCAATTCAGACAATGACAGCATACATTGTCCAAGTAAGTAAAGGAGACACACCAGCAGGCTCACTCGCCTATAAAACTATTTTTGCGGTGGGTATGACTTTATTTCTCATCACCCTAACCCTGAATATTTTTAGTTATTGGTTTGTTCGTCGCTTCCGGGAGAAATACGAATGA
- a CDS encoding PstS family phosphate ABC transporter substrate-binding protein, whose product MFSSKVRFFAPLVALAIGISSCGDNNQASNNSSPAADGGATPATNTATGSNLSGKVQIDGSSTVYPISEAMAEEFQKANPGVRVTVASSGTGGGFKKFCAGETDISNASRPIKPEEVELCKKGNIEYIELPIAYDGLSVVVNPQNNFASCLKVDELKRMWEPAAQGKVSQWNQINPKFPAQKIGLYGPGTDSGTYDYFTQAVIGKEGESRGDYTASEDDNTLVQGVSADPGGIAFFGYAYYENNKEKLKLVGIDGGKGCIQPSPQTIADGTYQPLARPEFIYIKKTAATRPEVKAFVDFNYAPANQKLVSEVGYVPLPSDILTEVQTRFSSGKVGSVFEGEGSQVGVTLKDLLKKEN is encoded by the coding sequence ATGTTCTCTTCAAAGGTGCGGTTTTTTGCTCCCCTAGTTGCTCTAGCAATTGGTATTAGCTCTTGCGGCGATAACAATCAAGCTTCTAACAACTCTAGCCCAGCAGCTGATGGCGGCGCTACCCCAGCTACCAATACAGCAACAGGATCAAACTTATCTGGAAAAGTCCAGATAGACGGTTCTAGTACCGTCTATCCTATTTCTGAGGCGATGGCAGAAGAGTTTCAAAAGGCTAATCCTGGAGTGCGAGTTACTGTGGCTTCCTCTGGTACAGGTGGAGGGTTCAAGAAATTCTGTGCGGGTGAAACTGATATTTCTAATGCTTCCCGCCCCATTAAGCCGGAAGAAGTGGAACTCTGTAAAAAAGGTAATATCGAGTACATTGAATTACCGATCGCTTATGATGGTCTATCTGTAGTGGTTAACCCCCAAAACAACTTTGCAAGTTGCCTCAAAGTTGATGAACTAAAGAGAATGTGGGAACCAGCGGCTCAAGGCAAAGTCAGCCAATGGAACCAAATTAATCCGAAATTTCCTGCACAGAAAATAGGTTTGTATGGCCCTGGTACAGACTCTGGTACTTATGACTATTTCACTCAAGCAGTTATAGGTAAGGAAGGGGAAAGTCGAGGAGACTACACTGCTAGTGAAGATGACAATACCTTGGTGCAGGGTGTGAGCGCTGACCCAGGTGGTATAGCCTTCTTTGGCTATGCCTATTATGAGAACAACAAAGAGAAGTTAAAGCTGGTTGGCATTGATGGTGGTAAGGGTTGTATTCAGCCGAGTCCACAAACCATCGCTGATGGTACTTACCAACCCCTTGCTCGCCCAGAGTTTATCTATATAAAGAAAACTGCGGCGACGCGTCCTGAAGTTAAGGCTTTTGTTGATTTCAATTATGCTCCAGCGAACCAAAAGCTAGTATCAGAAGTGGGCTATGTGCCTCTACCTAGCGATATACTCACTGAAGTTCAAACACGCTTCAGCAGTGGAAAAGTAGGTTCGGTTTTTGAAGGTGAGGGTTCTCAAGTGGGCGTTACTCTGAAAGACCTTCTCAAGAAAGAAAACTAA